A single region of the Eulemur rufifrons isolate Redbay chromosome 8, OSU_ERuf_1, whole genome shotgun sequence genome encodes:
- the MUTYH gene encoding adenine DNA glycosylase isoform X7, whose product MRKPRAAVGSGHRKQAASQEGREKGALGSSQAKPSGPDGMIPECPEVSAGLARQPEEVVLQASISPYHLFRDTAEVTAFRGKLLSWYDREKRDLPWRRRAEDEVDLDRRAYAVWVSEVMLQQTQVATVINYYTRWMQKWPTLQDLASASLEEVNQLWAGLGYYSRGRRLQEGARKVVEELGGHMPRTAETLQRLLPGVGRYTAGAIASIAFGQATGVVDGNVVRVLCRVRAIGADPCNTVISQQLWSLAQQLVDPARPGDFNQAAMELGATVCTPQRPHCSQCPVQSLCRAHQRVEREQLSASRSLLGSPDVEECAPTTGQCQLCLPTTEPWDGMLGVANFPRKASRRPPREECSATCVLEQPRALGGARILLVQRPKSGLLAGLWEFPSVTLEPSEKHQYKALLQELQSWAGPLPAAHLQHLGEVVHIFSHIKLTYQVYGLALEGQTPVTTTPPGARWLTREEFHSAAVSTAMKKVFRVYEGQQPGTCKGSKRSRVSTPSSRKKTSRGQQVLDSFFQPLVSTDTPIPNSVAE is encoded by the exons ATGAGGAAGCCACGAGCAGCCGTGGGAAGTGGTCACAGGAAGCAGGCAGCCagccaggagggaagggagaaaggtgCCCTCGGCAGCAGCCAGGCCAAGCCTTCTGGCCCTGATG GGATGATTCCTGAGTGTCCTGAGGTCTCAGCAGGTCTGGCCAGGCAGCCTGAAGAGGTGGTATTACAGGCCTCCATCTCCCCATACCATCTATTCAGAGACACGGCTGAAGTCACAGCCTTCCGGGGGAAACTGCTGAGTTGGTATGACCGAGAGAAGCGGGACCTACCCTGGAGAAGACGG GCGGAGGATGAGGTGGACCTGGACAGGCGGGCATACGCTG TGTGGGTATCAGAGGTCATGCTGCAGCAGACCCAGGTTGCCACGGTGATCAACTACTATACCCGATGGATGCAG AAGTGGCCTACACTGCAGGACCTGGCCAGTGCTTCCCTGGAG GAGGTGAACCAGCTCTGGGCCGGCCTGGGCTACTATTCTCGAGGCCGGCGACTGCAGGAGGGAGCTCGGAAG GTGGTAGAGGAGCTAGGGGGTCACATGCCACGTACAGCAGAGACTCTGCAGCGGCTTCTGCCTGGCGTGGGACGGTACACAGCTGGGGCCATTGCTTCCATTGCCTTTGGCCAG gcaacCGGTGTGGTGGATGGGAATGTGGTACGGGTGCTGTGCCGTGTTCGAGCCATTGGTGCTGATCCCTGCAACACCGTTATCTCCCAGCAGCTCTG GAGTTTAGCCCAGCAGTTGGTGGACCCAGCCCGGCCAGGGGACTTCAACCAAGCAGCCATGGAGCTGGGGGCCACAGTGTGTACCCCGCAGCGTCCACACTGCAGCCAGTGTCCTGTGCAGAGCCTGTGCCGGGCACACCAGAGA GTGGAGCGGGAGCAGCTCTCAGCCTCACGGAGCCTGCTGGGCAGTCCTGACGTAGAGGAGTGTG CTCCTACCACTGGACAGTGCCAGCTGTGCCTGCCTACCACAGAGCCTTGGGACGGGATGCTGGGAGTGGCCAACTTTCCCCGAAAGGCCAGCCGCAGGCCCCCCAGGGAGGAATGCTCGGCTACCTGTGTTCTGGAGCAGCCCAGGGCCCTTGGGGGTGCCCGAATTCTGCTGGTACAGAGGCCCAAGTCAG GTCTACTGGCGGGACTGTGGGAGTTCCCATCTGTGACCCTGGAGCCCTCAGAGAAGCATCAGTACAAGGCCCTGCTGCAGGAACTGCAGAGTTGGGCCGGGCCCCTCCCGGCCGCCCACCTCCAGCACCTCGGGGAG GTGGTCCACATCTTCTCTCACATCAAGCTGACATACCAAGTATATGGTCTGGCCCTGGAGGGGCAGACCCCAGTGACCACCACACCACCTGGCGCGCGCTGGCTGACGCGGGAGGAATTTCACAGCGCAGCTGTCTCCACTGCCATGAAAAAG GTGTTCCGTGTATATGAGGGCCAACAGCCAGGGACCTGCAAG GGTTCCAAAAGGTCCCGGGTGTCCACTCCATCCAGCCGGAAAAAGACCAGCCGGGGCCAGCAAGTCCTGGATAGTTTCTTTCAGCCCCTCGTCTCCACTGACACACCCATCCCCAACAGTGTAGCTGAGTGA
- the MUTYH gene encoding adenine DNA glycosylase isoform X5, with protein sequence MRKPRAAVGSGHRKQAASQEGREKGALGSSQAKPSGPDGCAGMIPECPEVSAGLARQPEEVVLQASISPYHLFRDTAEVTAFRGKLLSWYDREKRDLPWRRRAEDEVDLDRRAYAVWVSEVMLQQTQVATVINYYTRWMQKWPTLQDLASASLEEVNQLWAGLGYYSRGRRLQEGARKVVEELGGHMPRTAETLQRLLPGVGRYTAGAIASIAFGQATGVVDGNVVRVLCRVRAIGADPCNTVISQQLWSLAQQLVDPARPGDFNQAAMELGATVCTPQRPHCSQCPVQSLCRAHQRVEREQLSASRSLLGSPDVEECAPTTGQCQLCLPTTEPWDGMLGVANFPRKASRRPPREECSATCVLEQPRALGGARILLVQRPKSGLLAGLWEFPSVTLEPSEKHQYKALLQELQSWAGPLPAAHLQHLGEVVHIFSHIKLTYQVYGLALEGQTPVTTTPPGARWLTREEFHSAAVSTAMKKVFRVYEGQQPGTCKGSKRSRVSTPSSRKKTSRGQQVLDSFFQPLVSTDTPIPNSVAE encoded by the exons ATGAGGAAGCCACGAGCAGCCGTGGGAAGTGGTCACAGGAAGCAGGCAGCCagccaggagggaagggagaaaggtgCCCTCGGCAGCAGCCAGGCCAAGCCTTCTGGCCCTGATG GCTGTGCAGGGATGATTCCTGAGTGTCCTGAGGTCTCAGCAGGTCTGGCCAGGCAGCCTGAAGAGGTGGTATTACAGGCCTCCATCTCCCCATACCATCTATTCAGAGACACGGCTGAAGTCACAGCCTTCCGGGGGAAACTGCTGAGTTGGTATGACCGAGAGAAGCGGGACCTACCCTGGAGAAGACGG GCGGAGGATGAGGTGGACCTGGACAGGCGGGCATACGCTG TGTGGGTATCAGAGGTCATGCTGCAGCAGACCCAGGTTGCCACGGTGATCAACTACTATACCCGATGGATGCAG AAGTGGCCTACACTGCAGGACCTGGCCAGTGCTTCCCTGGAG GAGGTGAACCAGCTCTGGGCCGGCCTGGGCTACTATTCTCGAGGCCGGCGACTGCAGGAGGGAGCTCGGAAG GTGGTAGAGGAGCTAGGGGGTCACATGCCACGTACAGCAGAGACTCTGCAGCGGCTTCTGCCTGGCGTGGGACGGTACACAGCTGGGGCCATTGCTTCCATTGCCTTTGGCCAG gcaacCGGTGTGGTGGATGGGAATGTGGTACGGGTGCTGTGCCGTGTTCGAGCCATTGGTGCTGATCCCTGCAACACCGTTATCTCCCAGCAGCTCTG GAGTTTAGCCCAGCAGTTGGTGGACCCAGCCCGGCCAGGGGACTTCAACCAAGCAGCCATGGAGCTGGGGGCCACAGTGTGTACCCCGCAGCGTCCACACTGCAGCCAGTGTCCTGTGCAGAGCCTGTGCCGGGCACACCAGAGA GTGGAGCGGGAGCAGCTCTCAGCCTCACGGAGCCTGCTGGGCAGTCCTGACGTAGAGGAGTGTG CTCCTACCACTGGACAGTGCCAGCTGTGCCTGCCTACCACAGAGCCTTGGGACGGGATGCTGGGAGTGGCCAACTTTCCCCGAAAGGCCAGCCGCAGGCCCCCCAGGGAGGAATGCTCGGCTACCTGTGTTCTGGAGCAGCCCAGGGCCCTTGGGGGTGCCCGAATTCTGCTGGTACAGAGGCCCAAGTCAG GTCTACTGGCGGGACTGTGGGAGTTCCCATCTGTGACCCTGGAGCCCTCAGAGAAGCATCAGTACAAGGCCCTGCTGCAGGAACTGCAGAGTTGGGCCGGGCCCCTCCCGGCCGCCCACCTCCAGCACCTCGGGGAG GTGGTCCACATCTTCTCTCACATCAAGCTGACATACCAAGTATATGGTCTGGCCCTGGAGGGGCAGACCCCAGTGACCACCACACCACCTGGCGCGCGCTGGCTGACGCGGGAGGAATTTCACAGCGCAGCTGTCTCCACTGCCATGAAAAAG GTGTTCCGTGTATATGAGGGCCAACAGCCAGGGACCTGCAAG GGTTCCAAAAGGTCCCGGGTGTCCACTCCATCCAGCCGGAAAAAGACCAGCCGGGGCCAGCAAGTCCTGGATAGTTTCTTTCAGCCCCTCGTCTCCACTGACACACCCATCCCCAACAGTGTAGCTGAGTGA
- the MUTYH gene encoding adenine DNA glycosylase isoform X10, with protein MRKPRAAVGSGHRKQAASQEGREKGALGSSQAKPSGPDGLARQPEEVVLQASISPYHLFRDTAEVTAFRGKLLSWYDREKRDLPWRRRAEDEVDLDRRAYAVWVSEVMLQQTQVATVINYYTRWMQKWPTLQDLASASLEEVNQLWAGLGYYSRGRRLQEGARKVVEELGGHMPRTAETLQRLLPGVGRYTAGAIASIAFGQATGVVDGNVVRVLCRVRAIGADPCNTVISQQLWSLAQQLVDPARPGDFNQAAMELGATVCTPQRPHCSQCPVQSLCRAHQRVEREQLSASRSLLGSPDVEECAPTTGQCQLCLPTTEPWDGMLGVANFPRKASRRPPREECSATCVLEQPRALGGARILLVQRPKSGLLAGLWEFPSVTLEPSEKHQYKALLQELQSWAGPLPAAHLQHLGEVVHIFSHIKLTYQVYGLALEGQTPVTTTPPGARWLTREEFHSAAVSTAMKKVFRVYEGQQPGTCKGSKRSRVSTPSSRKKTSRGQQVLDSFFQPLVSTDTPIPNSVAE; from the exons ATGAGGAAGCCACGAGCAGCCGTGGGAAGTGGTCACAGGAAGCAGGCAGCCagccaggagggaagggagaaaggtgCCCTCGGCAGCAGCCAGGCCAAGCCTTCTGGCCCTGATG GTCTGGCCAGGCAGCCTGAAGAGGTGGTATTACAGGCCTCCATCTCCCCATACCATCTATTCAGAGACACGGCTGAAGTCACAGCCTTCCGGGGGAAACTGCTGAGTTGGTATGACCGAGAGAAGCGGGACCTACCCTGGAGAAGACGG GCGGAGGATGAGGTGGACCTGGACAGGCGGGCATACGCTG TGTGGGTATCAGAGGTCATGCTGCAGCAGACCCAGGTTGCCACGGTGATCAACTACTATACCCGATGGATGCAG AAGTGGCCTACACTGCAGGACCTGGCCAGTGCTTCCCTGGAG GAGGTGAACCAGCTCTGGGCCGGCCTGGGCTACTATTCTCGAGGCCGGCGACTGCAGGAGGGAGCTCGGAAG GTGGTAGAGGAGCTAGGGGGTCACATGCCACGTACAGCAGAGACTCTGCAGCGGCTTCTGCCTGGCGTGGGACGGTACACAGCTGGGGCCATTGCTTCCATTGCCTTTGGCCAG gcaacCGGTGTGGTGGATGGGAATGTGGTACGGGTGCTGTGCCGTGTTCGAGCCATTGGTGCTGATCCCTGCAACACCGTTATCTCCCAGCAGCTCTG GAGTTTAGCCCAGCAGTTGGTGGACCCAGCCCGGCCAGGGGACTTCAACCAAGCAGCCATGGAGCTGGGGGCCACAGTGTGTACCCCGCAGCGTCCACACTGCAGCCAGTGTCCTGTGCAGAGCCTGTGCCGGGCACACCAGAGA GTGGAGCGGGAGCAGCTCTCAGCCTCACGGAGCCTGCTGGGCAGTCCTGACGTAGAGGAGTGTG CTCCTACCACTGGACAGTGCCAGCTGTGCCTGCCTACCACAGAGCCTTGGGACGGGATGCTGGGAGTGGCCAACTTTCCCCGAAAGGCCAGCCGCAGGCCCCCCAGGGAGGAATGCTCGGCTACCTGTGTTCTGGAGCAGCCCAGGGCCCTTGGGGGTGCCCGAATTCTGCTGGTACAGAGGCCCAAGTCAG GTCTACTGGCGGGACTGTGGGAGTTCCCATCTGTGACCCTGGAGCCCTCAGAGAAGCATCAGTACAAGGCCCTGCTGCAGGAACTGCAGAGTTGGGCCGGGCCCCTCCCGGCCGCCCACCTCCAGCACCTCGGGGAG GTGGTCCACATCTTCTCTCACATCAAGCTGACATACCAAGTATATGGTCTGGCCCTGGAGGGGCAGACCCCAGTGACCACCACACCACCTGGCGCGCGCTGGCTGACGCGGGAGGAATTTCACAGCGCAGCTGTCTCCACTGCCATGAAAAAG GTGTTCCGTGTATATGAGGGCCAACAGCCAGGGACCTGCAAG GGTTCCAAAAGGTCCCGGGTGTCCACTCCATCCAGCCGGAAAAAGACCAGCCGGGGCCAGCAAGTCCTGGATAGTTTCTTTCAGCCCCTCGTCTCCACTGACACACCCATCCCCAACAGTGTAGCTGAGTGA
- the MUTYH gene encoding adenine DNA glycosylase isoform X9, protein MRKPRAAVGSGHRKQAASQEGREKGALGSSQAKPSGPDAGLARQPEEVVLQASISPYHLFRDTAEVTAFRGKLLSWYDREKRDLPWRRRAEDEVDLDRRAYAVWVSEVMLQQTQVATVINYYTRWMQKWPTLQDLASASLEEVNQLWAGLGYYSRGRRLQEGARKVVEELGGHMPRTAETLQRLLPGVGRYTAGAIASIAFGQATGVVDGNVVRVLCRVRAIGADPCNTVISQQLWSLAQQLVDPARPGDFNQAAMELGATVCTPQRPHCSQCPVQSLCRAHQRVEREQLSASRSLLGSPDVEECAPTTGQCQLCLPTTEPWDGMLGVANFPRKASRRPPREECSATCVLEQPRALGGARILLVQRPKSGLLAGLWEFPSVTLEPSEKHQYKALLQELQSWAGPLPAAHLQHLGEVVHIFSHIKLTYQVYGLALEGQTPVTTTPPGARWLTREEFHSAAVSTAMKKVFRVYEGQQPGTCKGSKRSRVSTPSSRKKTSRGQQVLDSFFQPLVSTDTPIPNSVAE, encoded by the exons ATGAGGAAGCCACGAGCAGCCGTGGGAAGTGGTCACAGGAAGCAGGCAGCCagccaggagggaagggagaaaggtgCCCTCGGCAGCAGCCAGGCCAAGCCTTCTGGCCCTGATG CAGGTCTGGCCAGGCAGCCTGAAGAGGTGGTATTACAGGCCTCCATCTCCCCATACCATCTATTCAGAGACACGGCTGAAGTCACAGCCTTCCGGGGGAAACTGCTGAGTTGGTATGACCGAGAGAAGCGGGACCTACCCTGGAGAAGACGG GCGGAGGATGAGGTGGACCTGGACAGGCGGGCATACGCTG TGTGGGTATCAGAGGTCATGCTGCAGCAGACCCAGGTTGCCACGGTGATCAACTACTATACCCGATGGATGCAG AAGTGGCCTACACTGCAGGACCTGGCCAGTGCTTCCCTGGAG GAGGTGAACCAGCTCTGGGCCGGCCTGGGCTACTATTCTCGAGGCCGGCGACTGCAGGAGGGAGCTCGGAAG GTGGTAGAGGAGCTAGGGGGTCACATGCCACGTACAGCAGAGACTCTGCAGCGGCTTCTGCCTGGCGTGGGACGGTACACAGCTGGGGCCATTGCTTCCATTGCCTTTGGCCAG gcaacCGGTGTGGTGGATGGGAATGTGGTACGGGTGCTGTGCCGTGTTCGAGCCATTGGTGCTGATCCCTGCAACACCGTTATCTCCCAGCAGCTCTG GAGTTTAGCCCAGCAGTTGGTGGACCCAGCCCGGCCAGGGGACTTCAACCAAGCAGCCATGGAGCTGGGGGCCACAGTGTGTACCCCGCAGCGTCCACACTGCAGCCAGTGTCCTGTGCAGAGCCTGTGCCGGGCACACCAGAGA GTGGAGCGGGAGCAGCTCTCAGCCTCACGGAGCCTGCTGGGCAGTCCTGACGTAGAGGAGTGTG CTCCTACCACTGGACAGTGCCAGCTGTGCCTGCCTACCACAGAGCCTTGGGACGGGATGCTGGGAGTGGCCAACTTTCCCCGAAAGGCCAGCCGCAGGCCCCCCAGGGAGGAATGCTCGGCTACCTGTGTTCTGGAGCAGCCCAGGGCCCTTGGGGGTGCCCGAATTCTGCTGGTACAGAGGCCCAAGTCAG GTCTACTGGCGGGACTGTGGGAGTTCCCATCTGTGACCCTGGAGCCCTCAGAGAAGCATCAGTACAAGGCCCTGCTGCAGGAACTGCAGAGTTGGGCCGGGCCCCTCCCGGCCGCCCACCTCCAGCACCTCGGGGAG GTGGTCCACATCTTCTCTCACATCAAGCTGACATACCAAGTATATGGTCTGGCCCTGGAGGGGCAGACCCCAGTGACCACCACACCACCTGGCGCGCGCTGGCTGACGCGGGAGGAATTTCACAGCGCAGCTGTCTCCACTGCCATGAAAAAG GTGTTCCGTGTATATGAGGGCCAACAGCCAGGGACCTGCAAG GGTTCCAAAAGGTCCCGGGTGTCCACTCCATCCAGCCGGAAAAAGACCAGCCGGGGCCAGCAAGTCCTGGATAGTTTCTTTCAGCCCCTCGTCTCCACTGACACACCCATCCCCAACAGTGTAGCTGAGTGA
- the MUTYH gene encoding adenine DNA glycosylase isoform X11: MTLRVSGLSRLWAMRKPRAAVGSGHRKQAASQEGREKGALGSSQAKPSGPDGLARQPEEVVLQASISPYHLFRDTAEVTAFRGKLLSWYDREKRDLPWRRRAEDEVDLDRRAYAVWVSEVMLQQTQVATVINYYTRWMQEVNQLWAGLGYYSRGRRLQEGARKVVEELGGHMPRTAETLQRLLPGVGRYTAGAIASIAFGQATGVVDGNVVRVLCRVRAIGADPCNTVISQQLWSLAQQLVDPARPGDFNQAAMELGATVCTPQRPHCSQCPVQSLCRAHQRVEREQLSASRSLLGSPDVEECAPTTGQCQLCLPTTEPWDGMLGVANFPRKASRRPPREECSATCVLEQPRALGGARILLVQRPKSGLLAGLWEFPSVTLEPSEKHQYKALLQELQSWAGPLPAAHLQHLGEVVHIFSHIKLTYQVYGLALEGQTPVTTTPPGARWLTREEFHSAAVSTAMKKVFRVYEGQQPGTCKGSKRSRVSTPSSRKKTSRGQQVLDSFFQPLVSTDTPIPNSVAE, encoded by the exons GCCATGAGGAAGCCACGAGCAGCCGTGGGAAGTGGTCACAGGAAGCAGGCAGCCagccaggagggaagggagaaaggtgCCCTCGGCAGCAGCCAGGCCAAGCCTTCTGGCCCTGATG GTCTGGCCAGGCAGCCTGAAGAGGTGGTATTACAGGCCTCCATCTCCCCATACCATCTATTCAGAGACACGGCTGAAGTCACAGCCTTCCGGGGGAAACTGCTGAGTTGGTATGACCGAGAGAAGCGGGACCTACCCTGGAGAAGACGG GCGGAGGATGAGGTGGACCTGGACAGGCGGGCATACGCTG TGTGGGTATCAGAGGTCATGCTGCAGCAGACCCAGGTTGCCACGGTGATCAACTACTATACCCGATGGATGCAG GAGGTGAACCAGCTCTGGGCCGGCCTGGGCTACTATTCTCGAGGCCGGCGACTGCAGGAGGGAGCTCGGAAG GTGGTAGAGGAGCTAGGGGGTCACATGCCACGTACAGCAGAGACTCTGCAGCGGCTTCTGCCTGGCGTGGGACGGTACACAGCTGGGGCCATTGCTTCCATTGCCTTTGGCCAG gcaacCGGTGTGGTGGATGGGAATGTGGTACGGGTGCTGTGCCGTGTTCGAGCCATTGGTGCTGATCCCTGCAACACCGTTATCTCCCAGCAGCTCTG GAGTTTAGCCCAGCAGTTGGTGGACCCAGCCCGGCCAGGGGACTTCAACCAAGCAGCCATGGAGCTGGGGGCCACAGTGTGTACCCCGCAGCGTCCACACTGCAGCCAGTGTCCTGTGCAGAGCCTGTGCCGGGCACACCAGAGA GTGGAGCGGGAGCAGCTCTCAGCCTCACGGAGCCTGCTGGGCAGTCCTGACGTAGAGGAGTGTG CTCCTACCACTGGACAGTGCCAGCTGTGCCTGCCTACCACAGAGCCTTGGGACGGGATGCTGGGAGTGGCCAACTTTCCCCGAAAGGCCAGCCGCAGGCCCCCCAGGGAGGAATGCTCGGCTACCTGTGTTCTGGAGCAGCCCAGGGCCCTTGGGGGTGCCCGAATTCTGCTGGTACAGAGGCCCAAGTCAG GTCTACTGGCGGGACTGTGGGAGTTCCCATCTGTGACCCTGGAGCCCTCAGAGAAGCATCAGTACAAGGCCCTGCTGCAGGAACTGCAGAGTTGGGCCGGGCCCCTCCCGGCCGCCCACCTCCAGCACCTCGGGGAG GTGGTCCACATCTTCTCTCACATCAAGCTGACATACCAAGTATATGGTCTGGCCCTGGAGGGGCAGACCCCAGTGACCACCACACCACCTGGCGCGCGCTGGCTGACGCGGGAGGAATTTCACAGCGCAGCTGTCTCCACTGCCATGAAAAAG GTGTTCCGTGTATATGAGGGCCAACAGCCAGGGACCTGCAAG GGTTCCAAAAGGTCCCGGGTGTCCACTCCATCCAGCCGGAAAAAGACCAGCCGGGGCCAGCAAGTCCTGGATAGTTTCTTTCAGCCCCTCGTCTCCACTGACACACCCATCCCCAACAGTGTAGCTGAGTGA
- the MUTYH gene encoding adenine DNA glycosylase isoform X6, producing the protein MTLRVSGLSRLWAMRKPRAAVGSGHRKQAASQEGREKGALGSSQAKPSGPDGLARQPEEVVLQASISPYHLFRDTAEVTAFRGKLLSWYDREKRDLPWRRRAEDEVDLDRRAYAVWVSEVMLQQTQVATVINYYTRWMQKWPTLQDLASASLEEVNQLWAGLGYYSRGRRLQEGARKVVEELGGHMPRTAETLQRLLPGVGRYTAGAIASIAFGQATGVVDGNVVRVLCRVRAIGADPCNTVISQQLWSLAQQLVDPARPGDFNQAAMELGATVCTPQRPHCSQCPVQSLCRAHQRVEREQLSASRSLLGSPDVEECAPTTGQCQLCLPTTEPWDGMLGVANFPRKASRRPPREECSATCVLEQPRALGGARILLVQRPKSGLLAGLWEFPSVTLEPSEKHQYKALLQELQSWAGPLPAAHLQHLGEVVHIFSHIKLTYQVYGLALEGQTPVTTTPPGARWLTREEFHSAAVSTAMKKVFRVYEGQQPGTCKGSKRSRVSTPSSRKKTSRGQQVLDSFFQPLVSTDTPIPNSVAE; encoded by the exons GCCATGAGGAAGCCACGAGCAGCCGTGGGAAGTGGTCACAGGAAGCAGGCAGCCagccaggagggaagggagaaaggtgCCCTCGGCAGCAGCCAGGCCAAGCCTTCTGGCCCTGATG GTCTGGCCAGGCAGCCTGAAGAGGTGGTATTACAGGCCTCCATCTCCCCATACCATCTATTCAGAGACACGGCTGAAGTCACAGCCTTCCGGGGGAAACTGCTGAGTTGGTATGACCGAGAGAAGCGGGACCTACCCTGGAGAAGACGG GCGGAGGATGAGGTGGACCTGGACAGGCGGGCATACGCTG TGTGGGTATCAGAGGTCATGCTGCAGCAGACCCAGGTTGCCACGGTGATCAACTACTATACCCGATGGATGCAG AAGTGGCCTACACTGCAGGACCTGGCCAGTGCTTCCCTGGAG GAGGTGAACCAGCTCTGGGCCGGCCTGGGCTACTATTCTCGAGGCCGGCGACTGCAGGAGGGAGCTCGGAAG GTGGTAGAGGAGCTAGGGGGTCACATGCCACGTACAGCAGAGACTCTGCAGCGGCTTCTGCCTGGCGTGGGACGGTACACAGCTGGGGCCATTGCTTCCATTGCCTTTGGCCAG gcaacCGGTGTGGTGGATGGGAATGTGGTACGGGTGCTGTGCCGTGTTCGAGCCATTGGTGCTGATCCCTGCAACACCGTTATCTCCCAGCAGCTCTG GAGTTTAGCCCAGCAGTTGGTGGACCCAGCCCGGCCAGGGGACTTCAACCAAGCAGCCATGGAGCTGGGGGCCACAGTGTGTACCCCGCAGCGTCCACACTGCAGCCAGTGTCCTGTGCAGAGCCTGTGCCGGGCACACCAGAGA GTGGAGCGGGAGCAGCTCTCAGCCTCACGGAGCCTGCTGGGCAGTCCTGACGTAGAGGAGTGTG CTCCTACCACTGGACAGTGCCAGCTGTGCCTGCCTACCACAGAGCCTTGGGACGGGATGCTGGGAGTGGCCAACTTTCCCCGAAAGGCCAGCCGCAGGCCCCCCAGGGAGGAATGCTCGGCTACCTGTGTTCTGGAGCAGCCCAGGGCCCTTGGGGGTGCCCGAATTCTGCTGGTACAGAGGCCCAAGTCAG GTCTACTGGCGGGACTGTGGGAGTTCCCATCTGTGACCCTGGAGCCCTCAGAGAAGCATCAGTACAAGGCCCTGCTGCAGGAACTGCAGAGTTGGGCCGGGCCCCTCCCGGCCGCCCACCTCCAGCACCTCGGGGAG GTGGTCCACATCTTCTCTCACATCAAGCTGACATACCAAGTATATGGTCTGGCCCTGGAGGGGCAGACCCCAGTGACCACCACACCACCTGGCGCGCGCTGGCTGACGCGGGAGGAATTTCACAGCGCAGCTGTCTCCACTGCCATGAAAAAG GTGTTCCGTGTATATGAGGGCCAACAGCCAGGGACCTGCAAG GGTTCCAAAAGGTCCCGGGTGTCCACTCCATCCAGCCGGAAAAAGACCAGCCGGGGCCAGCAAGTCCTGGATAGTTTCTTTCAGCCCCTCGTCTCCACTGACACACCCATCCCCAACAGTGTAGCTGAGTGA